Genomic segment of Plasmodium brasilianum strain Bolivian I chromosome 8, whole genome shotgun sequence:
gttttgttatattttcatttcatttttgcgCTTTACTCATTtgattttcttattttttcatgttcTTACTTTTCCTTCATATCCCACCAGACCTGCATATTTggatttttttcctttgacAGTAGTAGTCTATCccaaatttcttttttttctttttttaatgtaaagaCAACTTTACCAACAGATGCAAAGTTGTACTTGGTTTccttccatattttttacaaggGAGAAGAAATATAAGCGTGTGCATGCcatatgtacgtgtatataaatgtgtacatatatgtgcatatatatatatatatatatatatatgtacatgtacatacgtatatatgcatgtaatTACATTTGCACATTGAGGATATACCCCATGAAACAAAAGTTTTCTTTGAAGTTTTACCGATTCAATTATGTTATGAAGGAGGGTAAGATCaacaatatatttctttgttATCGAATTGGAGTCGTTACTAAGGGCCGAAAAAGtaaagatattttttctgGAAATGACTTCCTCATCTTTCACTTTTAGAGCACCTGCACAGGcaatgttaaaaattaaaaaaatggtaaaaaatggtaaaaaatggtaaaaaatggtaaaaaaaaaaaaaaaaaaaaaaactgtaaAACGTAAAAAACAAGACATCAAAATATAGCGTATGAAAAATACGAATTACATGAACGTTCATGCTaaatggcaaaaaaaaaaaaaaataaataaaaaataataataataaaaataaataaacagaacaaaagtaaataaaaattacaatacaaattaaagtaaaaagCGATGCAAAAGTTGAtgcaaaaatgaatatactaATTAACGTATTAATTGATACAAAAGTGATAACCTGGTGAACTCCATCTGTgtgaaaattttatgttcagaaaaatatattctggTGACTGGGCCCATTGAAAAGATGCATTCACTCTGTTAATACAGCAAGAACAGCAAGAACAACAAGAATAACAAGAATAACAAGAATAACAAGAATAACAAGAATAACAAGAATAACAAGAATAACAAGAATAACACGAATAACAAGAATAACGCGAATAACAAGAATAACACGAATGATAAGAATAACACAAATGATAAGAATAACAACGACAACAAATTTTTaaccaaataaaatatacgttTTACTATATGACTAtgtcatattttattatcatttctttaatatttaacgtgtctatttttttaatggaGTAGGAAACCGTTAATAGTTGATCTAGTTTCTGTTTCATTGAATTTACTGCAGTTTTAACATCATTGCTGAAATCCTTTtcttcataaaaaaagaaaaaaaaaaaaaaaaaaaaattgaattttatttttataaaatacgtATGTTACTGTTTAGATATGGATATGTTCAACATGACAATATGATTGATAATTTCTCTTCAGTGAACATAATGCTCACCATTTGCAACAGTCTTGATGACTGCACGTGCACACTTATGCGCGCATATgggtatatgtgtatgtacatatatacgtatttagGTACGTgcgtatttacatatatatatatttacatatatatatgtatatatgcatgtatgtatgtattcaaTAATGTGCGCGCGTAAGTATGTACTATTGTATGTTTGCACATGCAGTCATATATGTGTGCCAAGtgatatataacatttttctcTATTCTCTATATtcgtcttttttttcatcttttttctaaatattatatgaaccTTGTTTTATAGACTcgtttattaaataatctGTAATGTTAAACCAACACTTTTCTATCCCATCAACTATATCCCTTAAAAATGGAAAGCAAAAAAGGTCAAATGAATACATACGCGCAGCAGTACGTACGTATAaacaatatacatatatgtaataaatatgttagtgttacatatatacatatgcaacAGATATGCTTGTGCTACGCATAGATATACACATTTGCACATgagtatatttttcatttccttgTATACGAAGCTATTGCATTTTTACCCCTTGGTTACAAGGTAGTCCTTATGAGATTCGAAAAAGGCTGCTGCTAGTTGTTCATTctgaaaatttaattttgataAGACAACATTACACAGAATAAAAACatgaataacaaaaaaacataaaaacattttcttccaaagaaaattaaatagttaaaaattttataataatgttaatgaGATGTTTTGGAAGagtgaaaaaatatacttgaaaaatgaaaaatgaaaaaaaaaaaaaaaaaaaaaatgcaataaaGTACGGTAcagtataatatatctttCACATTTACTCAAATACTTCTAAAGTGTAGCTaaaattgatttttttttttttttttttttttgttaatgttTCTTGTGTATCAAGAGAATATGTACGTATTCAATCGTACGTTGTgccatatattttctttttgcatTTTCGTTAATGAAAAGGGCGAAGAAGtatctatacatatatacatggaGTATGGATTAATGacctttattttaattttattttattttatttaattttatttaattttatttaattttttttaataaatgttcGTACGCAAACaggaagtaaaaaaaaaaaaaaaaggaaaaaacataCACATTATTAGGCTTAAAAAAGGGAGTAAATTAAGTGTAAAATGTATATCTGAGTATCTATGAAACAATAATACATGAGCACAAAAGAATgcataaacaaatatatatatatatatacatacatatatatacatatatatttgtatataagtatgtatgtatgtatgtatgtttatacataCCAATGACAGCACAAAACTGTGAAATGCCTTAAAATGAACCTTGAAATTTTGCTTTCATTTGGTTGTATATAGCCGTATTCgtttttttgctattttgttatatgaCTATTTATTTGATTATTCATTTGCCCATATACTTTActacttgttttttttgctttttaataattttgccATTCGtgaatttgtaaaaattaatgaagtAAAGCCCTTCGAATTCGTTTCATCTGTAgagttatttatattatacttatgAAGAACATGGAATAAGCCAGTTTCTTCGTTTTTTCGTTTCTTCGTTttttcgatttttttttccttttcttttttgttttctttctttctttctttctttctttcgttctttctttttttttttttttttttgtgggCTTGTATGTGTATCatctacatatttttattttttattttatctgtTTATTCTTTCGCATATCACTCTGTAAAAGTCTTACGTATGCATTTCATGGTTATGAGGAATGCAGACAAAGATagaataatttgtttttcatttgttttttattcctttttcttttttaaaagtcTACAATTTGAAAAACACAAGAACACACAGCAAGTGATGTAAATATACGAATATATCCAAACACACTAACACACacttacataaatacatatacatgaacatacatatatacgttcGTATGTGTAAGGGAACAATTTTCTTTATGCGCACATGTAGAAATGTAAAATGCATTGGTTGCAAATTATTGAAtgatgtataaatttttttttttttctattttatatctttacttttacttttacttttacttttatttttattttatttttattttgtttttattttatttttattttatttttatttttattttatttttattttatttttgttttatttttattttattttatttttattttatttatttttgttttttttgttgattAACAGgggtaaaaaataaaaaattaagttcgTTGTGTAGTTCGAAGTTGCTCATGATTTTTCTGCAAATTTGCAACTGcgttattataaaaaagataaagatgatttatataaatatatacatacgtacgtatatatatacatatatatatttaagtacatACGTTTGTATGTTCGTATGATTGTACgcatgtgtgtatatttgtatatttgaaagaattaataaaaaattatgttaatttttgtaGATACACGTTGTAATGAAGGGcgaacaaaaaaatggaaaattctatatatatatatatatatacatacatatatacgtacatacatacatacgtacgtacatatatatacatatatgtatacgttatatatataatataaaacaaaaaaaaatagcgtAGCTGGATAAGACGTTGGAAAGATTTACATTAATCTTTGTAAAGAACAGTgcacataaattttttattctgatTTAACGCTgtatacaattaaaaaagaaaagaaaagaaaagaagaaatactCAAAGTTGTAAGTTGTCCTGCTAACCCTTTACAGAACAAcagtaaaaacaaaaaaacaaaaaaaaaaaaaaggcatatGCTTGTTCCATAAGGCTCTGTACTAAACGTAATTGACTTTTGTGTActcttttcaaaaaaaaataaaaattaaaataagtataagAAGAATtagaataagaataagaataagaataagaagaaaagaaaaataaaaaaaataacaataacagtaacaataacaataacagtaacaataacaataacaataacttTCGAACATCCTCTTCAATTTGctagatttaaaaaaaaaaaaaaaaaaaaaagaaggatgGATGGCAAGAAGggggaaaaaggaaaatgtaaGCTTAACGAAACAAGTctcttatatttttgcatatacgtgcatatatacacataagcacatacacatacacatgcacatacacatacacatacacatgcacatacacatgcacatacacatacacatacacatgtactgtgtaaatattatgtgcgctatttttcctattttccCCTTTTCTAGTTTCCCgttattatgaaataaaaaatttccatGTACTCGTCATACATGTTtgataattttgaaaaaaaaaaaaagaaaaaaaaagagcaaataTAAGGTGCAAAGCAAGGTAGAGTAATAGCTCAACCGTGCACCGATGTATACAGGTATAAATGTACAGAAAGGCAAATACAGCACTAGTACAAATGTGTACAtcgtatatgtatgtaagcgCAAGTGCTCAGACACGTAAAGCCGCCGATATATGTAACAGTACGATTAACGCTTCAACATGCTGGAACTTAAGAGAAAAATTGGAAGGGGATTGTACTACAATATGGTTATTCcgaaaaattggaaaaaaatagtCTTCATGTTAGTGGTGGTACCCCCTACATATTATGCGTACAACAAACGAAATAGCAAGAATGAGTTCGAGAcaataagaaataatgacgatatagaaaaaataaaaataatgaatattaacAACATGTTCTCATATATTCCTTTACTTATGCTTACCATTTAtgataagtatatatataaaaataaaataatgaaaaagatttattttaaatatagaacAACAAAATGTAGTCAAGATAGTTGTAATGTTATTATAAACATGTTAAGAGGGAGTGAAACTAATTTAAAGTATGATTTTatttcaaatgaaaaaaatttatttaataaattatatgtttatgagATGATATTAGAAAAAAGCATTAAGTTTGCCATCCTCTCTCCTCAATTAAGTGTCTATATACTTCAGCATTTGTCCGAATACCTTGTTAATATGAACACAAAACTGTTTAATGAAAGGGATTTTACCCCACAACATAAACAAagggaaaaaacaaataaaagaatgCTCTTTTTATACTTGTTCAGATTGGTTAGAGGCATTCCGGGGGAAAGAAGTAGTCATAAGGGAGCGAGTAGTCATAGGAAGGATAAGAACAGCACTCACAATAGggaaatgcatatatataacacgGATAACATTTATGAAAGGTAcagtatacataaatttcaACAAATGAACAGGAAAAAAGTTAGGGGCGAAAAAGTGCGTAATGGAGGAGACCGTAACAATGAGGAGGACCAGGTGAGCTTGAACTTTTTGTACCTGCTCAACCAAGCATATGATAATGTTAACAGGGTTTGTCTAAATACCAACACGAACATTTacgttaatttttatatgattaacattttaaaatatatctgTTACAGAAATTATCGAAACGTGCTTACGAATGATATACATTTTGAAGAGTTATGCAGAAGAAACTCGAAAAAAAGTTTGATTgagcatatttatttttatttctttaacaGAAAAAATGAGTATAAAAAGGACAGAGAagatttaaatgaaaaaatccttttttatcataatccTTATGTTACTACTATTCCTATAGAATACAACAACATTTCGAATGGTATTGATTATAGTGGGAGTAGCAACGAAAGACGTGTAACATGTAGTAACTCAGAGAAGGGGAGTGGAACCTCCACGGaagtagaaataataaacagTTCATTTTTTAAGTGGAATCCATTCACTAGTTTGAATATGAAGAGGAAAGTGCAAATTGACAGCATGCCGGAAGAAGCGAACATGAACAAAAGTAGTGTTAGTAAGTCTTTTCCCTGTGATGGTAGGACGACAGAAAAGGCGGGTGGCTGGTGGGGCAACGGAAGACGCCAGTGGGACTTAGGAATGAGTAGTAATAGTTTCgaaagaggaagaaaaaataaaatgcaaaCAGATGAAGAAGTGGAAGTAGAAGCAATGGAAGTAGAAGCAATGGAAGTAGAAGCAATGGAAGAAGAAGCAATGGAAGAAGAAGCAATGGAAGAAGAAGCAATGGAAGAAGAAGCAATGGAAGAAGAAGCAATGGAAGAAGAAGCAatggaagaagaagaagttAACGTGGTGGAAAACATGCAGAAAAAGCTACTGAAAGATCGAAAGAGAATTTACGAGATTAAACTCATGAACGATTTGTACCTAGTACTGTTCCTAAGGCTACTATTCGAATGCTCTGTAAAAATGTTGagtattaaaaagaatttatatctgctggaaaagaaaaagcagtTTGATAGAGAAAAtcgaataatatatatgaacacgGCAGATGCGATAAACAACTTGAAgggaaattatttaaaaagaatgcGCATGACAGAGGGCAAAAGGAGGCACAGCCTTTTCTTTCGCCCCTACGGAAGATCAAAATGGGGATGTATTAGCGATATTAGCGTTAGCGGTGGTGGTAGAAGTAGTAGCGGTGGTGGTAGAAGTAGTAGCGGTGGTGGTAGAAGTAGTAGCGGGGGTGGTAGTAGTGACAGTGGAACGGCCTGCTTAACTGCAAAAGATGCATTcgtatttttgaaatatgtGAAGAAGGGTAATGGTACATGCGAAATGATGAAGTGCTCAGCAAATGGCAGTGATGCTTATTCTGCTCTGTTTTACCCGAATGAAGAGGATTTCAAAAAAGGAATAGAAACGAGGGGTACAATAGGTAGACCCTATATGAGTGTTAGTAGCGAAGGAAAGATTAAATTCCTTCTCTCGtcgtatgtacataaattattaaggaaaaaaaatgaatggatTAATATGTTCATTTCAGAATGGAAAAGAATACTtgataaacatatacaaaaAGTACATAGTTATGTAGATGATAAGgtacacaaaataaaaaaaaaaattaattatttaatcttTAATATGGATGAGGctttaataaatgtataccaTAACATAATTCatgaaaagaatataaataaaatcaaaatacACTTGAACAAttgtaaagaaaaagatattgatctaaaaaaatttgaagacATATACTCATCCATGGTTACTAACTTGAATAACATTCTTTCATTTGTCTATGCATGTGATCATCAGAAAGGGgcttacaaaattttaaatctatatcaaaataatatattctatgAATACAATTACTTGAATGAATACCAGAACAGCTTTTATAAAAACCACGTAAAGAAATACTTGTGCTACTTtgaagataattttttattccatttgtATGGAAGTGGAGTTGGGAATAACGTGGAAGACACACCAGGGATTACCACTGCACTTGCTGCTACACCAGATGGGAACGTTCTCCCAGGGTTCAGCACGAACGATCGAAGTAGCTACAAAAACATAGAGCATGTTTTCCACTACTGCAAGAATGACATACACCTGTTGCTGTTTCTATACTGCCAACGTATTAGAAATTgcttttacatatttacatatatatataaaaaatacaatttaaaaaaaaattatggtttgaagtatatgttttataaactacatttttttattttatcgaATAAAAGGTCTTCGATCTTTTTGGGAGATTTCCCATATCTTGTTTCTAATAACAATCTTTTTACagccttttcttttttttattttttatgttcatatgtatatttcttatGTTTCCTAGTTCATCAAACCACTACTTTTTATCCTTGCATCAATTACTTTAACGTATTTGCTCAACGGGGTATGTATATCTACCTGTACAAATTATGCAGCAACGTTAGGAACCTCCACAGTTAAGCACTAGCGCACACATGCACGGTGAATGAACGCAAATACACGCGAGTATAAGCGAGTAGAAGTGAGTAGAAGCGAG
This window contains:
- a CDS encoding hypothetical protein (conserved Plasmodium protein); translation: MLELKRKIGRGLYYNMVIPKNWKKIVFMLVVVPPTYYAYNKRNSKNEFETIRNNDDIEKIKIMNINNMFSYIPLLMLTIYDKYIYKNKIMKKIYFKYRTTKCSQDSCNVIINMLRGSETNLKYDFISNEKNLFNKLYVYEMILEKSIKFAILSPQLSVYILQHLSEYLVNMNTKLFNERDFTPQHKQREKTNKRMLFLYLFRLVRGIPGERSSHKGASSHRKDKNSTHNREMHIYNTDNIYERYSIHKFQQMNRKKVRGEKVRNGGDRNNEEDQVSLNFLYLLNQAYDNVNRVCLNTNTNIYVNFYMINILKYICYRNYRNVLTNDIHFEELCRRNSKKSLIEHIYFYFFNRKNEYKKDREDLNEKILFYHNPYVTTIPIEYNNISNGIDYSGSSNERRVTCSNSEKGSGTSTEVEIINSSFFKWNPFTSLNMKRKVQIDSMPEEANMNKSSVSKSFPCDGRTTEKAGGWWGNGRRQWDLGMSSNSFERGRKNKMQTDEEVEVEAMEVEAMEVEAMEEEAMEEEAMEEEAMEEEAMEEEAMEEEAMEEEEVNVVENMQKKLLKDRKRIYEIKLMNDLYLVLFLRLLFECSVKMLSIKKNLYLLEKKKQFDRENRIIYMNTADAINNLKGNYLKRMRMTEGKRRHSLFFRPYGRSKWGCISDISVSGGGRSSSGGGRSSSGGGRSSSGGGSSDSGTACLTAKDAFVFLKYVKKGNGTCEMMKCSANGSDAYSALFYPNEEDFKKGIETRGTIGRPYMSVSSEGKIKFLLSSYVHKLLRKKNEWINMFISEWKRILDKHIQKVHSYVDDKVHKIKKKINYLIFNMDEALINVYHNIIHEKNINKIKIHLNNCKEKDIDLKKFEDIYSSMVTNLNNILSFVYACDHQKGAYKILNLYQNNIFYEYNYLNEYQNSFYKNHVKKYLCYFEDNFLFHLYGSGVGNNVEDTPGITTALAATPDGNVLPGFSTNDRSSYKNIEHVFHYCKNDIHLLLFLYCQPTLGTSTVKH